From a single Miscanthus floridulus cultivar M001 chromosome 8, ASM1932011v1, whole genome shotgun sequence genomic region:
- the LOC136474169 gene encoding vesicle transport protein GOT1-like: MAYEISEIKKIGIGLVGFGILFSFLGVILFFDRGLLALGNIFFLTGVGLLLGWQSMWQLFTKKANLKGSVPFFFGLFLLFVRWPVAGMIMELYGSFVLFSGYGPPIQAFLYQIPIIGWILQYPFQLFGQLRRKRT; the protein is encoded by the exons ATGGCCTACGAGATTAGTGAAATCAAAA AGATTGGCATAGGTCTCGTGGGGTTTGGCATCCTATTCTCATTCCTTGGCGTTATCCTTTTCTTCGATAGGGGCTTGTTGGCTCTGGGTAAT ATTTTCTTTTTGACTGGAGTGGGTCTGTTACTCGGTTGGCAATCTATGTGGCAGCTTTTCACAAAGAAGGCAAACCTTAAG GGATCAGTACCTTTCTTTTTTGGTTTGTTTCTTCTGTTTGTCCGTTGGCCTGTTGCTGGTATGATCATGGAACTATATGGATCTTTTGTGCTCTTCAG TGGTTATGGGCCTCCTATCCAGGCCTTCCTGTATCAAATACCAATCATTGGTTGGATTCTGCAGTACCCATTCCAG CTGTTTGGTCAGTTGAGGCGTAAGCGTACGTGA